A genomic region of Xiphophorus couchianus chromosome 18, X_couchianus-1.0, whole genome shotgun sequence contains the following coding sequences:
- the LOC114162033 gene encoding extracellular calcium-sensing receptor-like: MGGIFPLHYNQEMPDQNYTYTPPPVKCNGFDPRAFRWVQTMRLAVEEINESTQLLLNHTLGYKIFDSCAYPLTGQRAALAVLNGLSEADSPMCSGASPMLAVIGESGSAQSIVVSRLLRPFRIPMISYFSSCACFTDRRQYPTFFRVIPNDDYQVKAIAQLLQHFNWTWVGLIRGDHEYGRFAVQGLLRELQGSSVCVAYQEMIPLLYNTQRALEIMQVHFIALCFCFDFLTFFHFEKNKNKKVMRRSLAKVVVVFSAEGEMTPFLRDYMKQNITGIQWVASEAWVTASVFTGREFYPYLGGTIGFGVRKGHIAQLSDYLQTVNPQQYPNNVLVGELWEALYGCSPFPSSANPFPVCSGQEVLLKQHSAYMNTSSPRVAYNVYKAVYAVAHSLHNLLLCQPGNGPFENDSCAQSNKILPWQLQYYLQEVKFDMAGEEVNFDLKGDSVPYYDIINWQRGTTGSIEFVNVGLFDGTKPGGEELVIQEERIMWAGHQSEVPGSVCSPSCPPGSRKAVRRGEPVCCFDCVPCDSGKISNQTNSVECIFCPEDFWSNQDRTNCIPKKVEFLAYDALGIPLTVISVVGASLTIGVFVVFFYHRSTAVVRVDNSELSFFILLALTLCFLCSLVFIGEPTVWSCMLRHTAFSITFSLCISCILGKTLVVLAAFTATRPGDNIMKWFGPKQQRAIIFSCTLVQVVICAAWLIDAPPYPIRNTKYERSKIILECNVGSSLAFWCVLGYIGLQACLCFVLAFLARKLPGNFNEAKYITFSMLIFSAVWLAFVPVYVSAPGNYAGAVESFAILASSFGLLFCLFAPKCYIILLKPEKNTKQHLMGKEKL, translated from the exons ATGGGAGGGATTTTTCCTCTTCATTATAACCAAGAAATGCCTGATCAGAACTACACCTACACACCACCACCAGTGAAGTGCAACGG GTTTGATCCCAGGGCTTTCCGCTGGGTCCAGACCATGAGGCTGGCAGTGGAGGAGATAAACGAGAGCACACAGCTGCTGCTAAATCACACTCTGGGTTACAAAATCTTTGATTCTTGTGCGTACCCGCTGACTGGTCAGAGGGCCGCTCTGGCTGTGCTGAACGGGCTGAGTGAGGCCGACTCTCCCATGTGCTCTGGAGCCTCTCCGATGCTGGCTGTGATCGGGGAATCAGGATCTGCTCAGTCCATCGTGGTTTCCAGACTCCTGCGGCCATTCAGGATCCCTATG ATCAGCTACTTCTCATCGTGCGCCTGCTTCACCGACAGAAGACAGTATCCGACATTTTTCAGAGTAATTCCTAATGATGACTACCAG GTGAAGGCCATTGCTCAACTTCTGCAGCACTTCAACTGGACTTGGGTCGGGCTCATTCGAGGAGACCATGAATACGGGCGTTTTGCGGTGCAAGGTTTACTGAGGGAGTTACAgggcagcagtgtgtgtgtagctTACCAAGAAATGATCCCCCTGCTCTACAACACACAGCGGGCACTGGAGATTATGCaggtacatttt ATcgcattgtgtttttgttttgacttcttGACCTTcttccattttgaaaaaaataaaaataaaaaggtcatGCGGCGCTCTTTGGCAAAAGTAGTGGTGGTATTCTCAGCCGAAGGGGAAATGACGCCGTTCCTCAGGGACTACATGAAGCAGAACATCACCGGAATCCAGTGGGTGGCGAGTGAAGCCTGGGTCACGGCGTCTGTCTTTACAGGAAGGGAGTTTTACCCCTACCTGGGGGGCACCATTGGCTTTGGCGTCAGAAAAGGTCACATTGCTCAACTCAGTGACTACCTGCAGACAGTCAACCCTCAGCAATATCCCAACAATGTTCTGGTGGGCGAGTTGTGGGAGGCTCTGTATGGCTGCAGCCCTTTTCCGTCCTCTGCCAACCCTTTCCCAGTTTGTTCAGGGCAAGAGGTGCTGCTGAAGCAGCACTCAGCCTACATGAACACATCCAGCCCCAGGGTGGCCTACAATGTCTACAAGGCTGTGTACGCAGTCGCTCATTCACTGCACAATCTTCTTCTTTGTCAACCTGGCAACGGGCCTTTTGAAAACGATTCATGTGCTCAAAGCAACAAGATACTCCCCTGGCAG CTTCAGTACTACCTGCAAGAAGTGAAGTTCGACATGGCTGGGGAGGAGGTAAACTTCGACCTGAAGGGCGACTCGGTGCCGTACTATGACATTATCAACTGGCAGAGAGGCACGACTGGAAGTATTGAGTTTGTCAACGTGGGGTTGTTCGACGGGACAAAGCCTGGTGGAGAGGAGCTGGTGATCCAGGAGGAAAGAATAATGTGGGCAGGTCATCAGAGTGAG GTGCCAGGGTCTGTGTGCAGTCCCAGCTGCCCTCCAGGCTCCAGGAAAGCTGTCCGTCGTGGGGAGCCTGTATGCTGCTTTGACTGTGTACCATGTGACAGCGGCAAAATTAGCAATCAGACAA ACTCAGTAGAATGCATATTTTGTCCTGAGGACTTCTGGTCCAACCAAGACAGAACAAACTGCATCCCCAAGAAGGTGGAGTTTTTGGCCTACGATGCCTTGGGCATACCCCTGACAGTCATTTCAGTAGTGGGCGCCTCTCTCACTATCGGTGTTTTTGTCGTGTTTTTCTACCACAGAAGCACGGCAGTCGTGCGAGTGGACAACTCAGAACTCAGCTTTTTCATCCTGTTGGCTCTAACGCTTTGCTTCCtgtgttctcttgtttttatcGGAGAGCCCACCGTTTGGTCCTGCATGCTCCGTCACACGGCCTTTAGCATCACGTTTTCACTCTGCATCTCCTGCATCCTGGGAAAGACTCTGGTCGTTTTGGCTGCATTCACGGCCACCAGGCCGGGGGACAACATCATGAAGTGGTTCGGGCCCAAGCAGCAGCGAGCCATTATTTTCAGCTGCACTCTCGTCCAGGTGGTGATCTGTGCCGCCTGGCTCATTGACGCCCCACCTTATCCAATTCGAAACACCAAATACGAACGCTCAAAGATCATACTGGAGTGCAACGTTGGGTCGAGTCTTGCATTCTGGTGCGTTTTAGGATACATTGGCCTCCAGGCGTGTCTCTGCTTTGTGCTGGCATTCCTGGCTCGAAAGTTGCCCGGAAACTTCAACGAGGCCAAGTACATCACCTTTAGTATGCTGATCTTCTCCGCTGTGTGGCTCGCTTTCGTCCCTGTTTACGTAAGCGCCCCCGGAAACTATGCAGGTGCAGTTGAGTCCTTCGCCATTTTGGCCTCCAGCTTTGGGttattgttttgtctgtttgccccaaaatgttacattattttGCTAAAgccagagaaaaatacaaagcagcACCTCATGggtaaagaaaaactgtaa
- the olfcu1 gene encoding olfactory receptor CU1, translating into MNDLQVEEPSAFESASTQCVRVGDNEQLALQMDGDVLIGGFFPLHYLASELQHSYQSKPQVPPCSGFDHRAFRWMMTMAFAVEEINNKSSLLPGVKLGYRLLDSCDNVHSSLRALLSLLTFSESADDETPRCLSGSPIPAVIGLASSSPTRAVAQVLGPFDIPLVSYFATCTCLNDKQVYPSFLRTVPSDLFQVGGLVQLVTFLGWQWVGTIGTTDDYSQYGIQEFSNHFRSSGGCVAFHLTIPKSPTAAEIQDMADILQISTANVVVVFAAEGQLWDLFLELSRRKVTGIQWVASEAWVTAGLLTFPNFHDLLEGTLGFSFPGVNIPGLKEFLLNVRPSPEPGMEYINMFWEEQFGCQLRYERINADPKPVCTGSEDLSLTSSSYTDVSRVRISYNVYKAVFAIAHSLHNLLNCGSAGINEGMCDKNTEFTAGQLLYHLKRGNFTNQFQERVYFDANGEPVPLYDIINWQKDSKGEIRFVKVGGYDGSAPLGQQLKINGSAIVWTGGQSQVPVSQCSAPCRPGSRQARRPGKPQCCFDCLPCADGEISNQTGSTECIKCPDSYWSDKDKVKCVAGVEEFLSFSETMGIVLVLLTLLGVVLTAIITAIFHRFRTTPIVKANNSEISFLLLLSLKLCFLCSLVFIGQPSVWTCMLRQAAFGISFVICLSCLLVKTVVVLLAFRANVPSSGGLKLFGPTQQRTMIFCTTTPQICLCVGWLLGAPPFPVRNPTYQASYGKIVLECKEPWPLGFYLLLSYIGLLAFVCLLLAFLGRKLPDTFNEAKLITFSMLIFWAVWICFIPAYISSPGKFSVAVEIFAILASSFGLLLCIFVPKCYIILLHPERNIRKGMTGKYK; encoded by the exons ATGAATGATCTGCAGGTGGAGGAACCGAGTGCTTTTGAATCTGCTTCAACTCAGTGCGTGAGAGTAGGAGACAACGAGCAGCTCGCCCTGCAGATGGACGGGGATGTTCTAATAGGGGGATTTTTCCCTTTGCACTACCTGGCCTCTGAGCTTCAGCACAGCTACCAAAGCAAACCCCAGGTCCCACCTTGCAGCGG ATTTGATCACAGAGCCTTCCGCTGGATGATGACGATGGCGTTTGCTGTGGAGGAAATAAACAACAAGTCCAGCCTCCTACCTGGTGTCAAGCTCGGCTATCGCCTCTTGGACAGCTGTGACAACGTCCACAGCAGTCTGCGGGCCCTTTTGTCTTTACTTACTTTCTCAGAGTCTGCG GATGATGAAACTCCCCGCTGTCTGTCTGGCTCTCCCATCCCCGCAGTCATTGGTCTCGCATCGTCTTCCCCTACAAGGGCTGTAGCTCAAGTTCTTGGCCCTTTCGACATCCCACTG GTGAGTTATTTTGCCACTTGCACCTGCCTCAACGACAAGCAAGTGTATCCGTCATTTTTGCGGACTGTGCCGAGCGACCTTTTTCAAGTCGGAGGTCTCGTACAGCTGGTCACATTCTTAGGATGGCAATGGGTGGGCACCATAGGGACGACA GATGACTACAGTCAGTACGGCATACAGGAGTTCTCCAATCACTTCAGAAGCAGCGGCGGCTGCGTGGCTTTTCACCTGACTATTCCGAAATCACCGACGGCGGCTGAGATTCAGGACATGGCGGACATACTGCAGATTTCCACCGCAAACGTGGTGGTGGTTTTTGCGGCCGAGGGGCAACTTTGGGATTTGTTCCTGGAA CTTTCCCGTAGAAAAGTAACAGGGATCCAGTGGGTGGCTAGTGAAGCCTGGGTGACGGCCGGCCTTCTGACGTTTCCGAACTTCCACGACCTTTTAGAGGGAACGCTCGGCTTCTCTTTCCCCGGAGTCAATATCCCTGGGTTGAAAGAGTTCCTCCTTAATGTCCGTCCGTCTCCCGAACCGGGAATGGAGTACATCAACATGTTCTGGGAGGAGCAGTTTGGATGTCAGCTCCGGT ATGAACGTATAAATGCTGATCCAAAGCCTGTATGTACAGGCTCGGAAGACCTGAGTCTCACATCAAGCAGCTACACTGACGTATCTCGGGTCAGAATATCCTACAATGTGTATAAGGCTGTGTTTGCCATCGCCCACTCTCTCCACAACTTACTTAACTGTGGCTCTGCAGGAATAAATGAGGGTATGtgtgacaaaaacacagaattcaCTGCAGGACAG CTCCTGTACCATCTGAAGAGAGGAAATTTCACAAATCAGTTTCAGGAGAGAGTTTACTTTGACGCTAATGGAGAGCCAGTCCCTTTATATGACATCATTAACTGGCAGAAGGACAGCAAGGGGGAAATCAG ATTTGTTAAAGTAGGAGGCTATGATGGTTCAGCTCCACTGGGGCAACAGCTGAAGATAAATGGCAGCGCTATTGTATGGACAGGAGGCCAGTCACAG GTGCCTGTTTCTCAGTGCAGTGCTCCATGTCGCCCCGGCAGCCGACAGGCCAGACGTCCAGGAAAACctcagtgttgctttgattgcCTGCCTTGTGCAGATGGAGAGATCAGCAACCAGACAG GGTCCACCGAGTGCATTAAATGCCCGGACTCCTACTGGTCCGACAAAGACAAGGTGAAATGCGTCGCAGGGGTTGAAGAGTTCCTGTCTTTCAGCGAGACCATGGGCATCGTCCTCGTTCTGCTGACCTTGCTCGGCGTCGTCCTGACAGCCATCATTACTGCCATCTTCCATCGTTTTCGCACCACGCCCATTGTTAAGGCCAACAACTCCGAAATAAGCTTCTTGCTTCTTCTGTCGCTGAAGCTTTGCTTCCTCTGTTCCCTGGTGTTCATTGGCCAACCCTCGGTGTGGACATGCATGCTGCGCCAGGCGGCGTTTGGGATTAGCTTTGTCATCTGCCTGTCCTGTCTCCTGGTTAAGACTGTTGTGGTTCTTTTGGCTTTTCGGGCTAATGTACCGAGCTCCGGGGGTCTGAAACTGTTTGGTCCAACCCAACAGAGGACTATGATCTTCTGCACAACGACTCCTCAG ATTTGTCTGTGTGTTGGCTGGCTCTTGGGCGCACCTCCATTCCCTGTCAGGAACCCCACATATCAAGCTTCATATGGAAAA ATCGTTTTGGAGTGTAAGGAGCCATGGCCGCTTGGGTTTTACCTGCTGCTAAGCTACATCGGCCTGCTTGCGTTTGTGTGCCTCCTGCTGGCGTTCCTCGGACGGAAGCTGCCAGACACCTTCAACGAAGCCAAGCTCATCACCTTCAGTATGCTGATTTTCTGGGCGGTGTGGATCTGTTTCATCCCAGCTTACATCAGCTCACCCGGAAAGTTCTCGGTAGCCGTGGAGATATTTGCAATATTAGCTTCCAGTTTCGGTCTTTTGTTGTGCATCTTTGTACCCAAATGTTACATAATTCTTCTCCACCCTGAAAGGAACATTAGAAAAGGTATGactggaaaatataaataa
- the LOC114162035 gene encoding extracellular calcium-sensing receptor-like has translation MEMLLFIVLGLGLLEAKSILAQRNSAGRPDTCSLQGAARLPAFSMDGDYVIGGVFSIHNSMHTVENNYTTAPESPSCSGRIDPREVRFARAMIFATEEINNSTELLADVSLGYQIHDSCASVPVAVHAAFQLSNGQDPVFYGGDNCSQSGVVMAVVAESGSTPSISISRIIGSFNIPQVSHYATCACLSDKKQYPTFFRTIPSDQFQADALAKLVKHFGWTWIGAVRSDSDYGNNGMAAFLDVALREGICVEYSEAFYRTNPRSKIQRVADIIRRSTATVVVAFAAIGEMKILLEELSRDPSPPRQWIGSEAWFTDMDMLRFTSCAGAIGVAIQQSVIPGFRNFLLDLSPSEVAASPVLSEFWEDAFNCTLRKSGDTQKRMCNGREDLNTLKSPYTETSQLRITNMVYKAVYAIAHAIQAARSQKTNFTADKSIRLESEEVLTELKKVNFSRNGYHVSFDANGDPVAFYELVNWQKNERGAIEPVTVGFYDASLPEGQKFNINRNITWVEGSLEVPVSVCSESCPPGTRKVLQKGKPICCYDCIPCPEGEISNMTDSPNCFPCPKEFWPNTEKDACFPKPVEFLSFDEVLSIILAVFSVSGACLAIITTVIFFHHRTTPIVRANNSELSFLLLFSLTLCFLCSLTFIGAPSEWSCMLRHTVFGITFVLCISCVLGKTIVVLMAFKATLPGNNIMKWFGPLQQRMTVVSFTFIQVIICTIWLVVSPPFPVKNLTTYKEKIILECALGSAVGFWAVLGYIGLLAVFCFVLAVLARKLPDNFNEAKMITFSMLIFCAVWITFIPAYVSSPGKFTVAVEIFAILASSFGLILCIFAPKCFIILLRPEKNTKKYLMNKN, from the exons ATGGAgatgttattgtttattgttctGGGTCTGGGTCTGTTGGAGGCAAAGTCAATATTGGCTCAGAGAAATTCAGCTGGTCGTCCAGATACATGTAGCCTGCAGGGTGCTGCTCGTTTACCTGCGTTCTCCATGGACGGGGACTACGTGATCGGCGGTGTTTTCTCCATCCACAACAGCATGCACACGGTGGAGAACAACTACACCACAGCACCCGAGTCTCCCAGCTGCTCAGGGAG aaTAGACCCCCGTGAAGTGCGCTTTGCTCGTGCAATGATCTTTGCCACCGAGGAAATAAATAACAGCACAGAGCTTCTCGCCGACGTCAGTCTTGGGTATCAGATCCACGACTCGTGCGCCTCGGTGCCTGTGGCTGTGCATGCAGCATTTCAGCTGTCAAACGGCCAAGATCCTGTGTTTTATGGGGGTGACAATTGTTCTCAGTCTGGAGTGGTGATGGCTGTTGTGGCTGAGTCCGGGTCCACGCCATCCATCAGCATATCGCGTATTATTGGGTCTTTTAACATTCCACAG gTGAGCCACTACGCCACCTGTGCCTGCCTATCAGATAAGAAGCAGTATCCAACTTTTTTCAGAACCATTCCCAGTGATCAGTTTCAAGCTGACGCTCTGGCCAAGCTGGTGAAACACTTTGGTTGGACTTGGATTGGAGCCGTCCGGTCGGACTCAGATTATGGAAATAACGGCATGGCAGCTTTTCTAGACGTCGCACTCAGAGAGGGGATCTGCGTGGAGTACTCTGAAGCCTTTTATCGGACCAACCCACGCAGCAAAATCCAAAGAGTTGCTGATATTATCCGGAG GTCCACAGCAACAGTTGTGGTGGCATTTGCAGCTATCGGAGAGATGAAGATCCTGTTGGAAGAACTGTCACGAGATCCTTCGCCGCCTCGTCAGTGGATTGGAAGCGAGGCCTGGTTCACTGACATGGATATGTTACGTTTCACTTCCTGTGCTGGTGCCATTGGAGTGGCTATTCAGCAATCTGTCATTCCTGGGTTTAGAAATTTCCTTCTGGATCTCTCTCCCTCTGAAGTGGCTGCTTCCCCTGTACTCTCTGAGTTCTGGGAGGATGCGTTCAATTGCACGCTAAGAAAAA GTGGAGATACACAAAAGAGAATGTGCAATGGACGAGAGGATCTAAACACACTTAAGAGCCCGTACACTGAAACCTCACAGTTGAGAATTACTAACATGGTGTACAAGGCTGTTTATGCAATAGCTCATGCTATTCAAGCCGCACGGTctcaaaaaactaatttcactGCTGACAAATCCATCAGGCTGGAGTCTGAAGAG GTTTTAACTGAGCTCAAGAAAGTCAACTTTTCCCGAAATGGTTATCATGTGTCATTTGATGCGAATGGGGATCCAGTGGCTTTTTACGAACTGGTGAACTGGCAGAAGAATGAGAGAGGAGCCATTGAGCCGGTGACAGTGGGGTTTTATGACGCATCGCTGCCAGAAGGCCAGAAGTTCAATATCAACAGAAACATAACCTGGGTGGAAGGTAGCTTAGAG GTTCCAGTATCAGTTTGCTCAGAGAGTTGTCCTCCAGGAACTCGTAAAGTGTTGCAGAAAGGAAAACCAATCTGCTGCTATGACTGTATACCATGTCCTGAAGGAGAGATCAGTAATATGACAG ATTCTCCTAATTGCTTCCCATGCCCCAAGGAGTTCTGGCCAAATACCGAAAAAGATGCTTGTTTCCCCAAACCTGTGGAGTTTCTTTCCTTCGATGAAGTCCTGTCAATCATCCTGGCTGTATTCTCTGTTAGTGGAGCCTGTCTGGCCATCATTACAACAGTGATTTTCTTCCATCACAGAACAACTCCAATTGTCAGAGCCAACAACTCAGAGCtgagcttcctgctgctcttctctCTGACTCTGTGTTTCTTATGTTCATTAACTTTCATTGGAGCCCCCTCTGAGTGGTCCTGCATGCTGCGGCACACAGTGTTTGGCATCACATTTGTTCTCTGTATCTCCTGTGTTCTTGGGAAAACTATAGTGGTTCTAATGGCCTTTAAAGCTACACTTCCCGGTAACAATATCATGAAATGGTTTGGTCCTCTTCAACAAAGAATGACTGTAGtgtcttttacatttattcaagttATAATATGTACCATTTGGTTGGTTGTGAGTCCTCCCTTCCCAGTGAAAAATCTGACCACCTACAAGGAGAAGATCATCCTGGAATGTGCGTTAGGCTCTGCTGTTGGTTTCTGGGCTGTGCTCGGCTACATCGGCCTGCTGgctgtgttttgctttgtgttagcTGTTCTAGCTCGGAAACTACCTGATAATTTTAACGAAGCCAAGATGATAACCTTCAGCATGTTGATATTCTGTGCAGTCTGGATCACCTTCATCCCAGCTTATGTCAGCTCTCCTGGAAAATTTACTGTGGCTGTGGAGATATTTGCTATTCTGGCCTCCAGTTTTGGACTGATACTGTGTATATTTGCTCCAAAGTGTTTCATTATTTTGCTGCGGCCTGAAAAAAACactaagaaatatttaatgaataaaaactaa
- the LOC114161513 gene encoding extracellular calcium-sensing receptor-like yields MIFAIEQINNSTELLPGVKLGYQIYDSCASIPVAMHAAIQLLNGNDSVFNSGDNCSHSGVVMAVVGEFGSTASMSISRVTGPFNIPLVSPYSTCACLSDKKQYPNFFRTIPSDQFQADALAKLVKHFGWTWIGAVRSDSDYGNNGMAAFLDVALREGICVEYSEAFYRTNPRSKIKRVADIIRRSTSKVVVAFTAIGDMKILLEELAQEPPPPRQWVGSEAWITEPQLLSYTFCAGAIGVAIQQSVIPGFRDFLLDLSPSEVRGSSVLTEFWEDVFNCSLTESNRTSKRMCNGQEDLTTLQSPYTDTSQLRISNMMYKAVYAIAHAIHNALFQKINFTLLQTQRLESKEVFTELKQINLSQNGYHVSFDGNGDPVAFYELVNWQKNERGAIEPVTVGFYDASLPEGQKFRINRKITWVEGGTQVPVSVCSESCPPGTRQVLQKGKPICCYDCIPCPEGEISNMTDSPDCFPCPREFWPNAKRDACFPKPVEFLSFDEVLSIILAVFSVSGAFLAVITAVIFLHHRTTPIVRANNSELSFLLLFSLTLCFLCSLTFIGAPSEWSCMLRHTAFGITFVLCISCVLGKTIVVLMAFKATLPGSNAMKWFGPPQQRMTVLSFTFIQVLICIIWLVVSPPFPVKNLTTYKEKIILECALGSAVGFWAVLGYIGLLAVFCFVLAVLARKLPDNFNEAKMITFSMLIFCAVWITFIPAYVSSPGKFTVAVEIFAILASSFGLILCIFAPKCFIILIQPEKNTKKYLMNRNQQ; encoded by the exons ATGATCTTTGCCATTGAGCAGATCAATAACAGCACAGAGCTGCTGCCAGGAGTCAAACTCGGATATCAAATCTACGACTCGTGTGCCTCCATCCCTGTGGCCATGCATGCAGCAATTCAGCTGCTAAACGGCAATGACTCTGTGTTTAATTCAGGCGACAACTGTTCTCACTCTGGTGTGGTGATGGCTGTCGTTGGTGAGTTTGGATCCACGGCGTCCATGAGCATATCACGTGTTACGGGACCGTTTAACATTCCCCTG gtgaGTCCCTACTCCACGTGTGCCTGCCTTTCAGATAAGAAACAGTATCCAAATTTTTTCAGAACCATTCCCAGTGATCAGTTTCAAGCTGACGCTCTGGCCAAGCTGGTGAAACACTTTGGCTGGACTTGGATTGGAGCCGTTCGGTCGGACTCAGATTATGGAAATAACGGCATGGCAGCTTTTCTAGACGTCGCACTCCGAGAGGGGATCTGCGTGGAGTACTCTGAAGCCTTTTATCGGACCAACCCACGCAGCAAAATCAAAAGAGTTGCCGATATTATCAGAAG GTCAACATCAAAAGTTGTGGTGGCTTTTACAGCAATTGGAGACATGAAGATCCTGTTAGAGGAGCTGGCTCAGGAGCCTCCTCCGCCTCGCCAGTGGGTTGGAAGTGAGGCCTGGATAACCGAACCACAACTGCTGAGCTACACTTTCTGTGCGGGGGCCATCGGAGTTGCCATCCAGCAATCTGTCATCCCTGGCTTTAGAGACTTCCTCCTGGATCTCTCTCCCTCAGAAGTGCGTGGCTCTTCAGTGCTGACTGAGTTCTGGGAGGATGTGTTCAACTGCAGCCTGACAGAAa GTAACCGTACATCCAAAAGAATGTGTAATGGACAAGAGGACTTGACGACACTCCAGAGTCCGTACACTGATACATCTCAGCTGAGGATTTCAAACATGATGTACAAGGCTGTTTATGCAATAGCACATGCTATTCATAATGCattgtttcaaaaaataaatttcaccCTTCTTCAAACCCAAAGGTTGGAGTCAAAAGAG GTTTTTACTGAGCTTAAGCAGATTAACCTTTCCCAAAATGGCTATCATGTGTCATTTGATGGGAATGGGGATCCAGTGGCTTTTTATGAACTGGTGAACTGGCAGAAGAATGAGAGAGGAGCCATTGAGCCGGTGACAGTGGGGTTTTATGACGCATCGCTGCCAGAAGGCCAGAAGTTTCGTATCAACAGGAAAATAACCTGGGTCGAAGGTGGCACTCAA gttcCAGTGTCAGTTTGCTCAGAGAGTTGTCCTCCAGGAACTCGTCAAGTGTTGCAGAAAGGAAAACCAATCTGCTGCTATGACTGTATACCATGTCCTGAAGGAGAGATCAGTAATATGACAG ATTCTCCTGATTGCTTCCCGTGTCCCAGAGAGTTCTGGCCAAATGCAAAGAGAGATGCTTGTTTCCCCAAACCTGTGGAGTTTCTATCCTTCGATGAAGTCCTGTCAATCATCCTGGCTGTATTCTCTGTTAGTGGAGCCTTTCTTGCTGTCATAACAGCAGTGATTTTCCTGCATCACAGAACAACTCCAATTGTCAGAGCCAACAACTCTGAGCtgagcttcctgctgctcttctctCTGACTCTGTGTTTCTTATGTTCACTAACTTTCATTGGAGCCCCCTCTGAGTGGTCCTGCATGCTGCGGCACACAGCGTTTGGCATCACATTTGTTCTCTGTATCTCCTGTGTTCTTGGGAAAACTATAGTGGTTCTAATGGCCTTTAAAGCTACACTTCCTGGTAGTAATGCAATGAAATGGTTTGGTCCTCCACAGCAAAGAATGACTGTATTGTCgtttacatttattcaagttttaataTGTATCATTTGGTTGGTTGTGAGTCCTCCCTTCCCAGTGAAAAATCTGACCACCTACAAGGAGAAGATCATCCTGGAATGTGCGTTAGGCTCTGCTGTTGGTTTCTGGGCTGTGCTCGGCTACATCGGCCTGCTGgctgtgttttgctttgtgttagcTGTTCTAGCTCGGAAACTACCTGATAATTTTAACGAAGCCAAGATGATAACCTTCAGCATGTTGATATTCTGTGCAGTCTGGATCACCTTCATCCCAGCTTATGTCAGCTCTCCTGGAAAATTTACTGTGGCTGTGGAGATATTTGCTATTCTGGCCTCCAGTTTTGGACTGATACTGTGTATATTTGCtccaaagtgttttattattttgattcagccagaaaaaaacaccaagaaatatttaatgaatagAAACCAACAGTAA